The genomic window AAGACTTTGCTAATTGTACCGCAATATGACCTACGCCTCCAGCTCCACCATGTATAAGAACCTTTTTAGTACTATCAACCTTTGCTCTATCTACCAGTCCTTCCCAAGCTGTTATCAGTGCCAAAGGTAAGGAAGCCGCTTCTTTGAAACTAATATTTGAAGGTTTGTGAGCTAATAAATCAGCATCTACAGCTGCAAATTGTGCTAATGATCCCTGAACACCTGCAATACCTCCTGTCATACCATACACTTCATCTCCAATTTTATAGTCAGTTACATTCTCACCAACTGCTGTAACTATACCCGCCATATCAATTCCTAAAATAGCCGGTAAAACGGTTTTTGCATGTGCTGCAGTACCAGATTTTATTTTGAGATCAAGAGGATTAATGCCACTTGCCTTAATTGCTACTAATACCTGACCTTCAATCGGAACAGGCATTGACATTTCTTTCATTATAAATTCATTATTGAATTCCTCAAGAATAAGTGCCTGCATCGTATCTTTTAAAATATCCATAATATTCTTTTTTTATTTTTATTCTTATGTATGTTTGATTTAAATTACTGCTGTTCCATTCTTACTCTCTTAAGCTTTAATTTTGAAATTAGCCACTTTTCTGTATTTTTTACAAATGAAATATGGTAGTGGCCATAGCCATGAAAGTAAGATTCCTCCCTGCTATCAGTTTTACTAAAATAGAGACGGTCTTCCATTGCCCAAACTACTTCAGCAGAACCTTCATCCATAGATAAAATTTCACTATTGTGAAGATGGTGGACAGTGACTGTATCTTTAAGGTGGTCAATGCAAACCTTAATAAATTCAGTAGGATCATTAAAGTAAGCTATCCTTTGCCCTTCAACATTTTCAAATTCAAACGTGGCATCATCAGACATAAGAAACCTCCAATCTTCCCATTGCTGAAGATCAAGACGTCTGCAGTATGCAGACATTACACTTTGAATCAATGTCGCATTATTGACTTCTCCATTTACAGATTGTATCATATTACCTTTAATTTTGTATCCTTATAAGTTGTTAATCAGAAATTCCCAAATCATTTATGAAAGTTTTATGACTATTTTACCGGTTGTCTGCCCACTTTCAATTTCCTTATGAGCTTCAGGAATTTGTTCAAATTCAAATATTTTTGATATATGCGGAATAACAGAACCTTCTTCGAGCAATTGAGCAACTAATTTCATATCCTTGCCCGAAGATTGAATTGCATTATAAAATGCATTTACTCCTAATTCTTCAGCTCTCTCTCTTTCCTCACTCGTAATACCAGACCACAAACTAATTAAAGTTCCTCCTGACTTGATAACATTTAATACCCGAAAAATATGTCCATCCGTCCGTACACCGTCAATCGCAAGATCAACTTTTTCTGTCAGATCTTCAAAATTTTGACTCTGGTAGTCTATGAACTCATCTGCACCAATTCCCAT from Chryseobacterium wanjuense includes these protein-coding regions:
- a CDS encoding zinc-dependent alcohol dehydrogenase family protein, coding for MDILKDTMQALILEEFNNEFIMKEMSMPVPIEGQVLVAIKASGINPLDLKIKSGTAAHAKTVLPAILGIDMAGIVTAVGENVTDYKIGDEVYGMTGGIAGVQGSLAQFAAVDADLLAHKPSNISFKEAASLPLALITAWEGLVDRAKVDSTKKVLIHGGAGGVGHIAVQLAKSFGATVYATGTADSKKQIEQYGAVAIDYVKETVDEYVQQYTDGEGFDIIFDTVGGANLDNSFSAVRQYTGHVVSILGWGTHSLAPLSFRGATYSGVFTLLPLITGKGRKHHGNILSEATKLIESGHIRGNTHPGSFTLKDVEQTWKEMSDGIIKGKVVIEID
- a CDS encoding nuclear transport factor 2 family protein, coding for MSAYCRRLDLQQWEDWRFLMSDDATFEFENVEGQRIAYFNDPTEFIKVCIDHLKDTVTVHHLHNSEILSMDEGSAEVVWAMEDRLYFSKTDSREESYFHGYGHYHISFVKNTEKWLISKLKLKRVRMEQQ